In Chromatiaceae bacterium, the DNA window TGATGGCATCGATCTGGTTGGGGGCAGCCTTCTTGCCCTTCTTCACCGCCACGATCTCGGGGTCGACGGACAGGTTAGCGAAGTTGGCGACGAACGCTGCGTCCTTGTAGATCTTGTCCCCCAGACCGGGGGTCTCGCGGCTCTCCAGCACCTCCATGCCCACCACCTTGCGCCCCTCGGCGAGATAGCCGTACAGCAGGCGGATGGTGTCCGCAAAGCCAGGACCGGCCGCCGGGATGGCGTAGCCAACTAGGCGCCCGTCGGCCGCGTGGCCGCCAAGGATGACATCCTCGCCCTTGCCCTCCCGCTCGACGACGATCAGCCGCTCGTCGCGTTGGACCATCCGGCTCACGCTGACGGCGCCCGGGAGAACTTTGAATACCGACTGCTCGAGCGTCAGATCCCGGTGCGCGGTGATGGAGGCCAGGGTGGACTCGAAGGCCGTGACGATGATCAAACCAGACATGAAGCCGGCGAAGGCGAGGGTGGCGACCAGCCGGAGGGAGCTTGGCTCGTCCGCTTTGGGGATGGGCTGGGGGGTGTCCATCATTTCGCCTCGATGCCCTTGCCGAAGACCCGCGGCTGGGTGTAACGGTCGATCAGGGGGGTGACCGCGTTCATAAGCAGGATGGCGTACATCACCCCCTCCGGAAAGCCGCCGAAGACCCGGATCAGCACCACCAGCAGTCCGATCCCGGCGGCGAAGATCCATGCCCCGCGCGGGGTGAGTGGAGATGTCACCGGATCGGTGGCCATGTAGAAGGCGCCGATGAGCAATCCGCCGGAAAACACCGAGAACAGGGGCCCTGGGTAGCGTGCCGCGTCCACCAGGGACAGGATGCCCGAGAAAAGGGTTACCACGATCAGGATACCGGCCGGAATGCGCCAGTCGATATTCCGCCGCAACAACAGGTAGACCCCGCCCGCTAACAACAACAGCCCGCTGGTCTCGCCCAGGCAGCCAGCGGTATTGCCGAGCATCAGGTCTAGGAGGGGGGTGGGTTGGTGCTCGAACTTCATGAGTCCCAGGGGCGTGGCGGCGCTGATCGCATCGTAATGGGCCTGCATGAAGGGCAGGGTCAGGTTGGAGGAATAGACGTGGAAGAATCCTGCACCGGTCGTTGGGTCGCTCCAGGTGGTCATGGCGTTGGGAAAGGTACCGCCTAGGAAGGCGCGCCCCACCAGGGCCGGGTTGAACAGGTTGTACCCCAGTCCGCCCCAAATCAACTTGCCCAGGCCAATGGATACGGCGCCCCCAATGAAGGCGATCCACAAAGGCAGGGCAGGCGGCAGGGTCAGGCCCAGTAGCAGGCCAGTGAGGAGGCCGCTGCCGTCCAGCAGCCGCCCCGTGCGCTGCTGCACTGGCGAAAAGGTCCACTCGGTGAGCACGGCACCGGCAATACTGGCCAGCAAAACCAGGACCGCCCCCAGCCCGAAAAACCAGATGCCCGCCAGGGTCGCCGGTAGCAGGGCGTAGATCACATCCTGCATGGCCTGGACGGTGGTCATCTGCTGCCTGAGCAGGGGGGCGGCCTGCAGCCGCAGCCGGGGATCCTTCTGTTTCATGCAGTCTTTCTCGTGGGTTGCCGTAGTTGGGACTTCGCGGTGCGGATGAGTTGGACGATGGGAATGCCCGAAGGACAGGAATAGGTGCAGGATCCGCATTCGATGCAGTCCATTACCGCATACTGCTTCATCTCGCCGAACATCCGCGCCTTGGCGAGCCGAGCCAGCCGCGATGGGTTAAGGAAGGCCGGACAGGCTTCGACGCATCGGCCGCAACGGATGCAGGGGTATTCCTTTGGACGGACTGATTCCTCCCGGGTGAAGGCCAACAGGCCCGAGGTTCCCTTCAGCACGGGTACATCCAGGCTGGATACCGTGGTGCCCATCATGGGACCGCCCACGACGACTTCGACGGTGTCGTCCCGCAGCCCACCACAAAAGCGCAGTACCTCACGCACCGGCGTGCCCAAGGGGACAATCAGGTTTGAAGGCTTCGCAACTCCTCTACCGGAGACGGTCACAACGCGCTCAATTAGTGGCACGCCCGAATCGAGCCAGTCGGCGATCGCCACCACGGTCCCCACATTGTTCACGACGATGCCGATATCCCGCGGCAGTTCTCCAGACCGGACCTCCTGGTCGTAGATCGCCTTGATCAGCATCTTCTCCGCTCCCTGGGGATATTTCACGCGCAAGGGCACCACCCGGACCGGGCCGGCGGGGTCGATGCGTCGTTGCAGGACGGAGATGGCATCTGGTTTATTCAGTTCCACACCGATGGTCGCGGCCTTGGCGCCAAGGACGTGCAGCAGGATCTCGATGCCGCGCAACAGGGCATCGGGACGCTCCACCATGAGCCGGTGGTCGTTGGTTAGGAAGGGCTCGCATTCGGCGCCATTGACCAGGACATTGTCGATATGCTGACCGTCCGGAAGGGAGTATTTCACATGGGCCGGAAAGGCGGCGCCACCCATCCCGACGATGCCTGCCTTCTGTACCTCGGCGATGAAATCCGTGATCGATAGGGCCTTCCATGCAAGTGGTGGGCGGGGGGTCAGTCTTTGGGTGGCATAGGGATCGGTTTCGATTTCGATGGAACGGGCGAAAAGGCCACCGGGATGGCGCCGGCTCGCGATCGCCCGGACCCAGCCGGTAACCGGGCTATGCAGGCTGGTGGAGACAAAGGCGCCAGGCTCCGCGATGAGCTGGCCACGCACCACCCTCTCACCCACCTCTACCACGGGTTTGGATGGCGCCCCAAGATGCTGGCCAAGGGGCAGCACGTAGCGGCCCACGAAGGGCATCCGCTGGATCGGCACTCCCTCCGTGCGCTCCTTGTGTTCTTCCGGATGAACGCCATGACGGAAGCCGCGCCTAAGCAAGGTGTACAGGGCATCCATTTCTAATGCAGCGCCCCGGACGACAACTCGCCTTCGACGCCACCCCCTCCATATCCCGCCAACACCATCAGGCGGTCGCGAATATCCTTGCGGGTCTTCTCCCGCATCTCCTCCTGGAGATTGCGGATGCGCCCTTCGTATTCGTCACGCAGCGCCCGTAGCTCCACCTCGTGGGCTGCAGCGACCCCATCCCGAACTTCCCGCTCGATGCGCGAGGTGAAGGGGGTCACGACGCCGGCCAGTTCCTGAAGGGTGCGCCAAGCCTGTTGGCACCTCTCGCTTGCGCGAACCAGCGGCGCAGCGACCGCGTAGCGGGTCGATTCCCCATCCTGCCGCGCGAGCGACACGAAGGGCGTCCTGCCTCCCCGTGCCGAATCTTCAAGCATGAGATACTCGGCCAGTGGCATCGGGTACGACGCATCCTCGGGGAGCGGCATAAAACAGCTTGCAAAACGGCCCTCCGTCAAGGCCCAATCAGCTGGGGTGGGGGCATGGCCCAGTGCCTCGCCAGCCCAGATGGCGGAGGGCTCCGGGTTGCCTTCCAGGCTGAGGCGGGAGCCGAATACGCCCTCGCCGAGTGGATCGTAGCGGAAAAGCGGGAAAACCCGCGCCTCCAGGGCGCGGTGGGCCTGTTCAACGGTCAATTGTGGCGCAAAGCCGTGGCGTTCCGGACTGGGCGCATGGACGTGGAGTAGCGCGGGGCCGGCAAAGGCCCAGGCCGCATCCAGGCTGTGCCCGAGATGCGCGGGGGCGCCGATCGAGCTTTGCGCGATACAGGCGCCGCGCTGGGCCAACGCCAGCAGGGCCAGGTTGATCGCCGGGTCCGCGACGGCGACCAAGGGTGCTTCCACCGCGGCCCGAGTGGACAGCCCCAGGTCCAATTCGGCGAAGAGCATCATCTTGAGCGGAAGATCGGTGCCCAGTAGCCAAGCTACCTGGGCCAGCCCTCGGCCCGCGAGGATGGCCGCACTGCCGACCAGGAGCAGGGAAGGACAGAGCGCCCGCTCCTCGGTGGTCAGATCGCGCCAACTCAGCCCGTCCAGGCTCGACCATTGACGCACTGCGTCGGCGGGGCTTTCCAACTCAAGGCTGGCCTTGCGCATCAGAATGAAGCCCTCGGTCGCCTGCCGTAACTGACCTTCCAGCAGCCCCGCGGCGAGTTGAGCACCGTCACCGGTCAGATCGAGGGTTACCGGATCGCGGAACGGATTGTAGGGAAATATCCCGGCCCAGCCCGACGGCGCATCGGAGCAAAGCACCAGTCCCAGGTGGGCGCGCCCGTAGCCTTGCCGCCCCTCGGACAGGCGCCAAGCCAGATCGCCCAGTTGCTGCGCCAATACCACCAGCCGGCGCATCCGTGGGGCGTCGATACCGCTGTCGACCGCGTTCTCCGCGTCCCTGATGAAGGCGCTGAGTTCCGCCTGGCGCGTATCGACCCTGTCCAGGCCCCGCGCCAGGGCGTCCAGATCATCCGCGGGCAAAGCGGCGGCCAGTATCCGTCGGATCAGCCCGGTGACCTTCTCCCGGGTGGCACGAACCTCCGCGATAAAACGATCTACCAGGGGCCGCTGCCGGGTCTCGACGGCAGCCAAGGCCAGGCGCAGCGCGAGCCGTTCCCCGGAGCCCGGCTCGGCACCATCGCCGCCCGCCATGGATTGGGCACTGCGGCGAGACAGCAGGCCCGCCGCTAGCGCCCCCACCTCTGGCCTGGTAGCCACCCGTTCCAGGGTGGTGGTGCGAGTGTCGGGTAACAGCTCCCAGGCCCTCCATAGCCGGTGGGCATGCTCAAGCGTCCGCGGGGTCTGTTCGGCAAGGCTCAGTGCCCCCGGAACGCAGGAGAAGACACAAATTCCACAACCCTTGCAGGTGTCCGGGTTGAACGCGAGGAACAGCAATTCACCGCTACCCTTTGCCGCGCCCTCGGGCAGGAAAAAGAAAGGCTCGGTGATCGCAGCTGGCAGACAGCCAAACCTCTCGACTACCTTGTCGAGTCCCGCTTGCATGGTCTGCAGACGCTCGGCCGCCAGGGAGGCCTTTGCTTGCAACCAGCCGAAGGACTCCGTCAGCAGATCACCGGCGTTCGCGACGGCTCCCTGTTCGCTGCACCGGGTGCTCATTCGGGCCGCCAGTTTTGAAATCATGGGCCGCAGGGCATCCGCGCCGACGCCAGCGATGGCGGCCTCGAGCAGCGGGCCAGGGGCTAAGGCCGCGGGCCCGATCGCGGCATCCGGACAACGACTCCAACAGGCCCCGCAACCCGTGCAAGCCGCCGGATCGAGGACGGGCAGCCGATCCCGCGTCGGGCTCAGGTCCCGAAATGCCGCGGACAGCGGAGGCACCGCCCCGAGCGCAAGGTAGGGATCCGCGGCCAGCTCCGCGGTCCCCCCGGTGCGGTAGAGGACACCAACCTGGTCCCAGAAGCGGGGCAGGCTGTCGTAGGCACCGTCCATGTTGCCGAGCCGGCGGACTACCAGCGGCACATCGTCCACCGCCGGGGCGGCGAGGAGATCCCCCGCCACGGACGTCCCCGTGTCGAGCTTGCGGACCCCTTCCAGGCCGGCGCTGAAGGCCCCGAGCCTCGTCTCCCGCGGCCCCTCCGGGACACCCCTGAGTACCTCCTCGCGCAGGGACAGGATGCGGCGGGGCTTGACCTCCATCAGACCGAGATCCAGCAGTGCCCCACACAGGGCGCCGAGGAGATATTCGTTGCGCTGTGCCGACTCCCCGCCATCGGAAGCGCCGGCGAAGGCGGGCACGCCATACAGCAGCGCACCCCTTCCGCGCAGGGCCTCGGTCAAGTGCGAGGGTGGCCCCGCGGCTGACTCCTCCAGCAGAAGGGCTCCGCCTGACGCCAGATCGGCACAGGGATCCATGAGGTGGTTTGCCGTATCCCCTTCGACGAAGGAGAGATCGATGGCAACCCGGTCGCCAGGATCCCGCAGTTCGCGGGCGGCGATGGTGAAACGGTCGACGCAATAGTCGCCCCAGGGCGCGGTGAACAGGGCCGGCCGGCTGCGCAGATGTCCGCCGACGACCTGACGCAGGAAGGCGGCGGCCTCCGCGGCCAGCCCCTCGCCGCCCGCTCCCGACAGCCGGTGAATGGCGAGCGTGAAGGCACCCGCGGGCCGCAGGTCGGGTGGGTCACCGCAGCCCACCAGCCCCAGATCGGCGATATCCGGATAACTGCGGCGCAACTGGTCAAGCAATACCTGGCGTTTAGGGTAGGCGCTAGCAGGCGGCGCGAAGGTCAGTCCCAGATAGATGGCGGTACGCCGAATGCTTTTGGCTTGGGTACAGAGATCCACCAAGTCCCCGGCATGCAACGGCAGACCACCTAAGCCATAAACCACCGAGAGCAGGTGGGGAACTTCCGCCTCGCGGAAGGCCGGATAACCGGGGTGGCTGGCGGGCGCGAAACGACCCTTCTCCAGGGCACGCCCGAGGGCGGCGCGCAACTCCCGCAGTAAGGGGGGCTCGCCAGCCAAGGGGGTATCCAGACGTTCCAGTACGCAGACCCGGCGTCCCCTGCCCAGATGGGTCAGGATTTGGGCGTCTGGGAACGGCCGCAGGGAGCGTACCCCCAGTACCCCGACCCGGATCTTATGGGCCGAGCGGACCTGGTCGGCCGCCGCCTCGGCAGTCTCGATCGCTGCCCCCTGGGCCACTAGCACCAGCGTGGCATCTTCCATCCGATAGGCGGAGACACATGGATGGGCACGCCCCGTCTGCTTGGCAAAGTGGCTGAGGGATTCGTCCAACGCGGCGGCCAGGTGTGCATCGAAATAGGCACGACCCGCGGCCTTGCCGAGGCCCCAGATGGCGGCGGATTGCAGCGCGCCCTGCAGGACCGGTCGGTCCAGGTCATGGCGGCGGGGCACGCGGCGGCGTTCCTCGCCGAACAACAGGGCTTGGGGGGGGGTGGGGGGGGGAATGAGGTCACTCGGGGCGCCGAGGTATTCCGCCACCAACCCCCGGGGCGGCAGCCGTACGTCCTGCATCGCGAGCGCCGTCTGCTCGCTGTCCATGGCCACGAGGCCTGGGATCAGGGTCTGTTCCGCCACCCGGCGGGCAATCAGGGTGAAGTCCACTGCCTCCTGGACATTGGCCGCGAATAGCAGAAAACAGCCGCTGTCCGCCGTCTGGTGATAGGCCTCGTGGCCACTGCCTACCGGGGCGCCCGATCCGCCTTGGGCGCGGCCACTCAGGTGCACCACCAGGGGCAGACGCTGCCCGGCGGCACTGGCCAGGAGATCCAGTGCACCCCCTAGGTCTGGTCCCGACAGGAAGGCCGTGGCCCGGGTCCCGGCCATCGACAGGCCGAGGGCGGCCGCCAGCCCCCCTCTGGGGCCCTCGGCCACACAGCCGGCAAGGGCCTTTCCCATCAGATTCGTGCCGAGTCGCCGTTGCTCGGCGCGCCAGGCCAGTACCGCGGTATCCGCCGGGAAGGATGCGCCCAGGCCGGCGGCCTCGCCGAGGATCGTCTCGGTGACGGCGACGGCAGTGTTGCCGTCCAGGGCCGTCGCCTCCCCGGCATAAGGACCCTCGATCCGGGACGGGGCGCCCAGGACTCGGCTCAACAATCTCAATGCCGAATTAGCGAAGCTGGGCATATCGGGTCTCGCTGTGAACGTTGGTCGTTTCGCCATCGGCGAACTGGGCCCCTTCCAACCATTGAATGGCTCCGGTGGGGCAGCGATAGGTCGCTTCCAGCCTTGCCGGGCCGCCAGCCGAGTAATCGACAATCGGCAGGTTATCGGCCATAAGCACCAGGCCGGGGGCCGCATCGGCCGCGCACCGACCACAGGCATCGCAGGCTGCGGTACACAGCGCCAGCGCCGCATCGCCACTCAGCGGCGCGCTGCATTGGACGAACAGTTTGTGCTTGAGGGGAACCAACTCGAACAGGTTCCGCGGGCAGGCCTCCACACAATCGCCGCAGGCTGTGCACTTGTCGATCGCCACCACCGGCAGTCCGTTGCGGTTCATCTGGATCGCTTCGAAGGTGCAAGCCGTACGACAGTCCCCCAGCCCGAGGCAACCCCAGGAACAGCCTTTCCCACCCCCGGAGACGACGGAGGCGGCGCGACAGCTCTCGAATCCCCAATATTCGGCGATCTGATAAGCCTGTCCTTTGCCTCCCGCGCAGTGCAGCCGCGCCACCAGACGTTCGTGCTGGCCCGGGTCCACATTCAACAGTTCCGCCACCGCCTCCACCGCCTCCGCGTTGGAGACGGTGCATTGACTGGGCTGTACGGCACCCAACACGAGTTGCTCGGCAAAGGCGTGACAACCGGCCTGGCCGCAGGCCCCGCAATTGGAGCCGGGCAGCAGC includes these proteins:
- a CDS encoding FMN-binding protein gives rise to the protein MMDTPQPIPKADEPSSLRLVATLAFAGFMSGLIIVTAFESTLASITAHRDLTLEQSVFKVLPGAVSVSRMVQRDERLIVVEREGKGEDVILGGHAADGRLVGYAIPAAGPGFADTIRLLYGYLAEGRKVVGMEVLESRETPGLGDKIYKDAAFVANFANLSVDPEIVAVKKGKKAAPNQIDAITGATISSKAVVKAINTANTLWLPRLEAASGSQAEAAPTSPKDANE
- a CDS encoding RnfABCDGE type electron transport complex subunit D, producing the protein MKQKDPRLRLQAAPLLRQQMTTVQAMQDVIYALLPATLAGIWFFGLGAVLVLLASIAGAVLTEWTFSPVQQRTGRLLDGSGLLTGLLLGLTLPPALPLWIAFIGGAVSIGLGKLIWGGLGYNLFNPALVGRAFLGGTFPNAMTTWSDPTTGAGFFHVYSSNLTLPFMQAHYDAISAATPLGLMKFEHQPTPLLDLMLGNTAGCLGETSGLLLLAGGVYLLLRRNIDWRIPAGILIVVTLFSGILSLVDAARYPGPLFSVFSGGLLIGAFYMATDPVTSPLTPRGAWIFAAGIGLLVVLIRVFGGFPEGVMYAILLMNAVTPLIDRYTQPRVFGKGIEAK
- the rsxC gene encoding electron transport complex subunit RsxC; translation: MDALYTLLRRGFRHGVHPEEHKERTEGVPIQRMPFVGRYVLPLGQHLGAPSKPVVEVGERVVRGQLIAEPGAFVSTSLHSPVTGWVRAIASRRHPGGLFARSIEIETDPYATQRLTPRPPLAWKALSITDFIAEVQKAGIVGMGGAAFPAHVKYSLPDGQHIDNVLVNGAECEPFLTNDHRLMVERPDALLRGIEILLHVLGAKAATIGVELNKPDAISVLQRRIDPAGPVRVVPLRVKYPQGAEKMLIKAIYDQEVRSGELPRDIGIVVNNVGTVVAIADWLDSGVPLIERVVTVSGRGVAKPSNLIVPLGTPVREVLRFCGGLRDDTVEVVVGGPMMGTTVSSLDVPVLKGTSGLLAFTREESVRPKEYPCIRCGRCVEACPAFLNPSRLARLAKARMFGEMKQYAVMDCIECGSCTYSCPSGIPIVQLIRTAKSQLRQPTRKTA
- a CDS encoding 4Fe-4S binding protein, whose translation is MSRVLGAPSRIEGPYAGEATALDGNTAVAVTETILGEAAGLGASFPADTAVLAWRAEQRRLGTNLMGKALAGCVAEGPRGGLAAALGLSMAGTRATAFLSGPDLGGALDLLASAAGQRLPLVVHLSGRAQGGSGAPVGSGHEAYHQTADSGCFLLFAANVQEAVDFTLIARRVAEQTLIPGLVAMDSEQTALAMQDVRLPPRGLVAEYLGAPSDLIPPPTPPQALLFGEERRRVPRRHDLDRPVLQGALQSAAIWGLGKAAGRAYFDAHLAAALDESLSHFAKQTGRAHPCVSAYRMEDATLVLVAQGAAIETAEAAADQVRSAHKIRVGVLGVRSLRPFPDAQILTHLGRGRRVCVLERLDTPLAGEPPLLRELRAALGRALEKGRFAPASHPGYPAFREAEVPHLLSVVYGLGGLPLHAGDLVDLCTQAKSIRRTAIYLGLTFAPPASAYPKRQVLLDQLRRSYPDIADLGLVGCGDPPDLRPAGAFTLAIHRLSGAGGEGLAAEAAAFLRQVVGGHLRSRPALFTAPWGDYCVDRFTIAARELRDPGDRVAIDLSFVEGDTANHLMDPCADLASGGALLLEESAAGPPSHLTEALRGRGALLYGVPAFAGASDGGESAQRNEYLLGALCGALLDLGLMEVKPRRILSLREEVLRGVPEGPRETRLGAFSAGLEGVRKLDTGTSVAGDLLAAPAVDDVPLVVRRLGNMDGAYDSLPRFWDQVGVLYRTGGTAELAADPYLALGAVPPLSAAFRDLSPTRDRLPVLDPAACTGCGACWSRCPDAAIGPAALAPGPLLEAAIAGVGADALRPMISKLAARMSTRCSEQGAVANAGDLLTESFGWLQAKASLAAERLQTMQAGLDKVVERFGCLPAAITEPFFFLPEGAAKGSGELLFLAFNPDTCKGCGICVFSCVPGALSLAEQTPRTLEHAHRLWRAWELLPDTRTTTLERVATRPEVGALAAGLLSRRSAQSMAGGDGAEPGSGERLALRLALAAVETRQRPLVDRFIAEVRATREKVTGLIRRILAAALPADDLDALARGLDRVDTRQAELSAFIRDAENAVDSGIDAPRMRRLVVLAQQLGDLAWRLSEGRQGYGRAHLGLVLCSDAPSGWAGIFPYNPFRDPVTLDLTGDGAQLAAGLLEGQLRQATEGFILMRKASLELESPADAVRQWSSLDGLSWRDLTTEERALCPSLLLVGSAAILAGRGLAQVAWLLGTDLPLKMMLFAELDLGLSTRAAVEAPLVAVADPAINLALLALAQRGACIAQSSIGAPAHLGHSLDAAWAFAGPALLHVHAPSPERHGFAPQLTVEQAHRALEARVFPLFRYDPLGEGVFGSRLSLEGNPEPSAIWAGEALGHAPTPADWALTEGRFASCFMPLPEDASYPMPLAEYLMLEDSARGGRTPFVSLARQDGESTRYAVAAPLVRASERCQQAWRTLQELAGVVTPFTSRIEREVRDGVAAAHEVELRALRDEYEGRIRNLQEEMREKTRKDIRDRLMVLAGYGGGGVEGELSSGALH
- a CDS encoding 4Fe-4S binding protein → MTGIGLVFAIILTIAYRFLRVKEDPRIEQTEGLLPGSNCGACGQAGCHAFAEQLVLGAVQPSQCTVSNAEAVEAVAELLNVDPGQHERLVARLHCAGGKGQAYQIAEYWGFESCRAASVVSGGGKGCSWGCLGLGDCRTACTFEAIQMNRNGLPVVAIDKCTACGDCVEACPRNLFELVPLKHKLFVQCSAPLSGDAALALCTAACDACGRCAADAAPGLVLMADNLPIVDYSAGGPARLEATYRCPTGAIQWLEGAQFADGETTNVHSETRYAQLR